In the Rhododendron vialii isolate Sample 1 chromosome 2a, ASM3025357v1 genome, gatattgtttgaaagatatcattgagatctttaatatggtgcaaaaaaaattaaaaaattatttttcatttgcattattttttagtttgaaaatgtgaaataagtacttatttctggaacgggctctaagtctgtttAATGAACTGGAGAGAGGATCTATTTCCTAAAAATACTAGGGAGGTTAATTAATGATTTTGGATGGGACATGGATTGATCCAAATATGCCACATTTATCCAAATCTCTTATGTTTATCCGGATAATTATGGAGTAGTTCATTCTGTATATATCCATAATCCAATTATGCATTAGTTCATTCATTGAATCTATTTGAACTTTatctcttttcaaaaaaaaatttgtcacacGGTATATATCAGCGGGAATTAGTTAGCAAGTTAGTGCATAGAAGGTTCAGAAGTTGTCCATAGTTCTGATTCCCAATCGCCTCTCATGGAGCTCGAATTCAGGTCTCCACTAAGGGAGGTGGTGGGTGATGTCAACTGAGACGAGAGCTCATCAGCTATCTCTTTTCAATTACGTACTCATTTTCTACACGCTCACGATCCATACCTTTCACCTAAATGGAACAAACTCAAATAATTAGGCAAGGGAGTTTCAAATTTGTCCTAAATGCCacaaattgcaaaatcaaattAGTAGGGCAATGTTGAGGGAGTGGATATGGCCCTACCCATCCTTCTAAGGTTCCCTTCATGGTTCCAAGAGTGTTGGCCTAATCGGATGGATAAATTATTGTCATGGGTTCCACATTCAATTGCAATTTTGTTGATGTTGTCAATTTCTAATTGGTCACTTGGCTATATGTCTACACGGATTTGTGTTTTTCTACAAATTCAGTTTCCTCTACGGTTTTAAATATAGTTCTGTCTAAATCCGTGCTTTaaatttgtgttttcttttcaaattcaGCTTCATCTACTCATTCTCTGCCACgtcaaacaaattcaaaattaatattgcattgaacaaataattttgtcactttttggaGATGTTAAGGTACTTCAACTCCATCTAAATTCAGTTGTATAAGTGAAGTGATTTTATAGTGTTCAAATGACTATAACTGATTCTCCATTCTCTAATATAAACCGACCATAGCAAGTTTTTCGAATCCACCTCCCTCACTCTATCCCGGGATGCTGCAAAGCAAAATCTTGTAGAGCACTTTGCAAGGCACATCCGAACTGTCGATCTCAGCAACCAATGGTTCGGACCACTGAAAGCATTTTTGGACGATCCAAATacgccctgtagcactctacaAGGAGTTGCTTTGCAACATCTCGGATCCCTCGCTGTTGAGGAGCGTGTATGTGTGTTATATTATTAACTCATGTAACAAGTTAGCATCGACTACATCATTGAAAAAGGGTATAGAAACTAGGGAAACCAATTTTCAGAAGGGATGGGCCAATATCTTCTTGTCTTTGTCCACCTAACTTTCATAATTAGTTGGCATGGACAAAATGTTTCACTCCTTGTCTGAACTTATCAtcattttattatttaatttgtcATTATTTTATCTCATTTTACAACAAGGGTGTAATccatcaagtttttttttttccccaaacagTAGAAGAATACAAGTAAAATATGAAACTGAAAACAACTCCACTATAAGCTCAAGCCAATTGCCCCGTTATGGGGGAAACAACCCCAAACAATTACACAATCACTGCAAGTACAACCCAAACTCTTCGACCTTTAGGGAGAGAAATAGTCTCAACAAATACAAATGAAAGAACAGCCACACATAGGTGAGGAGATTCGAATTCCTAGCCTCCTAAttaatgagatgcaagagttctCATTAGCAGAGCTAGTTCCAGTTGGTTATCAAGGTAGTTCATTGAGATTGATATTGAGataaattagaaaataaaaattatttgttcgtttCACCAAAAATTCCTTGACTTACGCGACATTTGTCGCTTTCTTAGGGTCTAGGAAGAATTCAGAAATTTGCATTAGGTGGGACACACGAATTTATAAATTTAACCATTATCTTTATTATCCtttaaaataatacattttatgctgttaaaataaaaaaattggtgactatATATGTAACTTTATCTTATAATTAATAGGAAGGAGTGTGTGTACAAAAAAAATGGCGTAAAAATTTATCATTCTAGGAAATAGGTCAAACAAATAACCTCATATAAAACATCTAGAGTAGTTTTATTGAAATACTATCATAAATTTATTAGCTATAATTACAATATGCAAGAATATATATTAACATatataattttacaaaatcaagtgcTGGCCATGCCCGCACAGGTCCGTCTCTTTATAGGGTGATTTCAAAATAATCATGTCTTAGGTCCCGTTCAactaaaaatcttatttttgaattaattatttttcactttacgagATATGTCATTCTCTTTCAATACACcatctttaattcaaataaaaaataagtacttatttttcttagcgaaacggggccttagagAGTTTACTTGTTactaaaaaatgaaataaaaatcaCATGAAGGGTGTGACAGGGATCGATGATGATAATATTATCATCATTCTTCTTGGATATAATTAGGGTGGTTTAATTTTTCTCAAGTGATCTTCTTTGTCCTTGCTAGTATATCATATTTTACATAGATGTATGGAATAGAGGGTGACAGTACCTGCAAAAGTTACCAACACAGGGTAGATAGAGTGGGATGCACATGCACAAGTTGGGTGTCCCTTTTTAGtctagttaaaaaaaataaaaatttgaatccTTTTCTGGGCCTTAAAAATTGCTTCAGTCTAATGAATATATCCACCCTTTTAAAGAAAAATCTTTAGGCATGGAATCATAGGCTTCATTGCAACTTCATGGTCCCTATACTGAAGTCATTTCCAAAGGAGGTACCATCCACCAGGAGGTATCCAATTAGAACAGGTCATAAAGTGAAAGtacttttaccttttcttttttttactaaccCGCAGACAGCTTGCACATACTTAAACTTTTAGGGTGTGAAGTTAAGGACCGGAAAAATCGTCCGATGCCGAAGGGAAGattttattgctgaaaaatGTATCTCGAAAACGAGAATCAATTTATTCCCGTATTCGGGATTTGAGAAACAGGAATCAATCAATTTTTCTATTCGAAATCCGTGTGCACTTGGAAATTTGGAATCAATCTATATTTTGAATCAACAGCCTTGTATAATCCGTACATCTGATGTTGACTTTGGCATCTTGGTTTATGAGGCTCAAATTAGAGAGTTTTTGTTCTATAAGCGAACGCAAGGTTTAACGGATTAGCATATTAAATTAGCCTaactaaatatttatttttttgataaccgatCTGGGCCAGCTTGAAcgtatctcgactaatttcgaaGCTCTGAAGTTAACGACTTAGCCACTACTCAATAAGTTTGAAGCCCAAAATTTTTTGGCAACCTAAGGATCAAGCTTTTAGGAATATACAAATTATTACAACCACTCAAGTTATACCTAGAAATTTTAGGGTATGGCAGGGTATTGCCACATGATGTGCAACACTccatccgagctgtccaaaacacttttgaacggctcggatctgaAGGGTAATTCATACCTAAAAATTTCTCCCCAAACCCACAAATTTAAGGGATCAAAAAGTGATGTTGATTTGTTGGGCACTCCTATATAGTATATTTCAACTAAAAAAGAATATTTAGTCAATCTTcctaaaagaaagaattgatttCTTTGTACGGGGCTTATGGCTATgaacttacttttcaaaatttattgtAAAATTTAATGTAGTTGTCATGAAGACGGAACCCAATTGACAAAAGCAAAATGATGTTGTCCAATTTTGCAAGAGAAAAACTTCTTCATGGAGGAGCCATGAATAAATTTTATGGCGCTCAATCTCGGCCACGATTcgtattaaaaataatttattaacgaTAATAGATATCggtaatagattatttttaatccggatcATCCATAACAATTTTCAACGATTGAGATTACGCAAAGCCGTGAATAACTCCAAATGTAGCTGAGATCTTATCAATCAGATGTGGAGTTTGGTTCAAAAGAGTGGCCAAAATATGAACAACTTGGTGAATTGGGGGCCTCCAATTATATTTTTGCTAGGCAACTCAAGCAATTGTGGGGGGCCTTTCAATTGCATTATTGGGGGGACAAAAGCCGAAAAAAAGCTAAGTTTAAAACAGTAAGGATCCAATTATGAGTGAACACCCACAATAAACTTTTAAATGAAAAACCCAATCCACTCAATTTCATGGGGCCTAATGGTGATTGATCTCATTCTCAGGTCAAGTTTACCACCTCTTTCTGTACTTCAAATCCACTTCATGAAGTACTTGGAAGTCACTAATGGGTCCTAGTTAGTGACTCCAGTCCTCCCCATGTGAGAGGTCAGGGTTCGAACTCCGTTGTGGGTTTTTGGGATTCAGGGCTGTAGTTAGTCTCTTAAACCCTTTGTGGTGTAATCTACTAACACTCCGCTAACACCTGttgatatatacaatattgaccaaaaaaaagtacatgGAAGTTGtgatagaaaaaaaagaaagagaacatGGAAGACCATTTTTCCCGAAGAGATTGGCCCGATGATCAATTCTtgaaatttagggttttgcttcTCCACAAGgccacatgttcaaaacctcttaGGTGCTATAAACTCCTTTGGTATCAGTCTATAGTTCTGGCTTTAATCGAGGCCGCCACTAGTGGATGACGGGATTGGTTTCCCAGGATTAATAAAGGTCATAAACTAGTTTTGGACACCTGAGCTAtcgaaaaaaaaagtgtctaTATTTATCTGGGTAAACTGAGTAGGATGGGCTGATAGAAAAATGCTGTGGCCCATAGGTGACATAGCCCAACTTCCAATGTGTAGGCTATCTGGTAACTCTTCTCCGGGTAAGCTTGGGCCAAGCTCTCTGAATATGGGCCTAGCTAGAGGCCCACGATTTGTGATAATGGGCTCTCTCCTGGACGTCAACCTTGGGCTGGCTAGACATTGAGTTCCCGGGTCGTCACACCATTCTTGGGTTGTTAGCTATTGAGCTTAATTTAGTTGTTGCGAACTCTCGATATGATGTCCTGTTATTGATATTCCCATGATACTAACTCTTTTACGTTTGACAGAAAAACCAAAGAACAAGTTGATTGGATGAATTAGGTATGAGATTGTAATGTAAATTTTGCGAGGAGCGCATGTTCGGCATTTGGATGCAACAATTTATGGAGAAGAATTATATTCTCGGAGGACTGCTAACCCTCCACAAACTATGAGATATGCAATGTATGAGTAATTCATCACTCTTAAGTATgctaagattaaaaaaaaaagaaaagagtattCCTCCAACGAGAGACATATTCCCTTACTGTTAATCCAACCAATAAACATGGTAAAATGACCgataaaaaaattgtaaaaatgttgcacgggaaaaaaaaaacatggtaaAAATGTTTTgccccacaaaaaaaacatGCTAAAAATGCACTTTCCTTGAGGAGGAAGGCCATAACCAACAAGTAATCTCTCTGGCAACTTTCAAaaagtttggttactccatttTGGTTGAGTGAAGTATTTATAGTTAAATCATATGATGTTTTAAGACGCTTTAGCAGCCTTACATGTCACATGATGTTTTAAGACGCTTTAGAGCCCTACATGTCACATGACATTTTAGTACACTTGATCACCACATATTGGTGTAGGAGCCCCAAACCCAAACTTATGCGGTGGAAAAGAGCTCCAAAATACGGTTcgtttggggtctcaaaatctCTATACACAgtcttcaataattttttatttatttatctcttTCTATTCACTACTTTCAAAAAtatctctcaaaatccaaatcgaACATGGCGCGGCAACTTGATTATTGTTTGGCCATAGTTCGAGGAATCAACTACGGCGGCTTGTCTTCCTAGTCACCAAGTCATGAAAAAGGTGACTTTCTTTCCGAAGActtatttattcattttttttaggagGATAAGAGTGTAATTTTACGTACCAATTCACCTAGGTACCGATTAGGGAGAGACATAATAGACCTTTAAAATACACACACAATACCCAAACTTCCGATGTGGGAACCAGCATAGCTGATGCAGGCCTAAGAGCCTTGTCATTAAAGAGTGGTACCACGACAGAAGGCGCAAGAGACCTGCACCAGAGGTCAAGCATTCAAACCACATCGGGTGTACGAGACTTGGTTGCGACTTATCTATTCATTGATTTCACGCAATTTCTTGTACTTCATCTCAGTTATATAAACCCGAACATTCTTTTAACTTCACGGTTCTCGTTGACCAAATCCCACAAAAACATGGACGAAATTCCAATCAAATCCGAAGACAAACAAACCCACGATCGAGATTTTCCGAACATCAATCTCCGGCTTCTAGACCTCTCCGATATCGACGATTACATGGTCTGGGCTAACGACGACAAAGCCAACCGATTCTGCTCGTCGGATCCCCACGCATCAAAAGAAGTTGCCTTGAACCATATGGTCAATGTCATAATCCCCCACCCTTGGTTCAGAGCAATCTGCATCGACGACCGCCCGATCGGGGCAATTTCTGTTACTCCGAACAAGGGAAGTAACAGTTGCAGGGGGGAAATTGGGTATGTTTTGGGGTCGAAGTATTGGGGCAAAGGGATTGCCACTAGGGCTGTGAAAATGGTTGCTGCTGCAATATTTACCGAGTGGCCTCATTTGGAGAGGCTTGAGGGTATAGTTGACGTTGATAATATAGGGTCACAAAAGGTGTTGGAGAAAGCTGGGTTTCAGAGGGAAGGTGTTTTGAGAAAGTATTTTATCCAGAAGGGGAGAGTTAGGGATGCGGTTATGTTTAGCCTTCTCTCCACTGATCCCCAATGAATTACTTGCTCCGTTCAATTGTCGGGAATGTTGTATGAAAAATTTGTCGGGAATTATTGTTTTTGCTTGGGATATGATCTTTTAGCATGTGTTTGCAGGTGTGTTTATAACTTTGTAGAAAGTCATTACAGAATAATGTGgtagtaatatttttgtaaCTGCAATGCGTCAAAGTTGTCAAACTTCGATTTCTAATGAATCGACAACATCATTCATTACGGAGTTCCCTTTATATAAGTTGTGTTTGTATCATACAGCATCATGCATCGCTTGTATTGATGTTTTGGTCATGACAATAGCGTAGAAGAATGTGCGGTGGATTGGCTTTTCTTTCTTCCCAGGCAAAAGCAATCTGGTTTGAAAAGTAACAAGTCATTATGCGTGGTTTTACTGATTTTTTCTGTTTATGCATCAAATTCTTTGTATGTTTGAGTGTCTAAATAGCACTTTCTGCAATGTCTACTGCATGCAGCCAACAATTATACACCAGAAAATCATCTTTATTGACAAGGGCGGAGACGAAGCGCCAGGTTTCATTTGATTTGTTGAGAAATGTCGGAACTCTTTTATCAAAAACAAGAAGCATTTCAGAGACTGCTACCTTCTACTGACAAGTCTCATCAAGCTcacaaaaccaaatcaaaccccaACAGCGATCATAAATACAGTTTTACAAGCTCAATGAATGAAa is a window encoding:
- the LOC131310403 gene encoding uncharacterized protein LOC131310403, which codes for MDEIPIKSEDKQTHDRDFPNINLRLLDLSDIDDYMVWANDDKANRFCSSDPHASKEVALNHMVNVIIPHPWFRAICIDDRPIGAISVTPNKGSNSCRGEIGYVLGSKYWGKGIATRAVKMVAAAIFTEWPHLERLEGIVDVDNIGSQKVLEKAGFQREGVLRKYFIQKGRVRDAVMFSLLSTDPQ